A portion of the Lolium rigidum isolate FL_2022 chromosome 1, APGP_CSIRO_Lrig_0.1, whole genome shotgun sequence genome contains these proteins:
- the LOC124690413 gene encoding wall-associated receptor kinase 5-like, with protein sequence MAFNTLAAAAAVVFVIALQPAFDLAGNVGALVPPGNCTRECGGVAIPYPFGIDIEDGCQIAENQTRQGFKLACRDKGIRGKRLYYINQEVLDISLQHGQVRWLNNISSYCYNATTGLMETKSPPSNMDLQGAIFRLSDTANKFTVIGCKTLAYIGDTDDVSSYTAVCGATCKGGNLSLVTDGACEGIGCCRTAIPRGLENYRVWFDQNFSTKGMGGSCSYAALVEASNFTFSASYLTSSAFMDAYGGQAPVVVDWAIGTLAGETCESARTKQSSYACVSDNSVCVDSPIGQGYICNCSKGYQGNPYLQYGCKDVDECLDKRNCDGTCHNTIGDFICCPQRTKYDPSRMQCISTKHQNIIIGVTIGLGVGLGMLLVGLCGIFLFYKWKRRIKKQQGKMYFRKNHGLLLEQLILSDENASDKTMIFSLEELEKATNNFDETRIVGRGGHGMVYKGILSDQRVVAIKKSKLVEEAEINQFINEVVILSQINHRNIVKLFGCCLETEVPLLVSDFIPNGSLFDVLHGESVTRLSLSWDDCLRIALEAAGALCYLHTSASISVFHRDVKSSNILLDGNYTAKVSDFGASRTVPIHQTHVTTNIQGTFGYLDPEYYHTRQLNEKSDVYSFGVVLIELLTRKEPVFLSNAGGEYYQNLSIYFISEIKVRPVREVVATQVLEEANEDEINTIASLAEMCLRLQGEERPTMKQVESTLQYLRKKRLTSCKIIEENDEETQPFVSSYQPLDIHMADKGHSESSSTFFSVE encoded by the exons ATGGCTTTCAATACCTTAGCAGCAGCTGCTGCAGTCGTGTTCGTCATAGCGCTCCAGCCGGCGTTCGACCTCGCCGGCAACGTTGGAGCGTTGGTGCCGCCGGGCAACTGCACTCGGGAATGCGGGGGAGTGGCGATCCCTTACCCGTTTGGCATCGACATCGAGGATGGGTGCCAAATCGCCGAGAACCAGACCCGTCAAGGGTTCAAGCTTGCCTGCCGAGACAAGGGGATCCGTGGCAAGAGGCTATACTACATCAACCAGGAGGTGCTGGACATCTCGCTGCAGCATGGCCAGGTCCGGTGGCTGAATAACATCTCCTCTTACTGCTACAACGCCACCACCGGGCTTATGGAGACCAAGAGCCCACCGTCGAACATGGACCTGCAAGGCGCCATCTTCAGGCTCTCCGACACCGCCAACAAGTTCACCGTGATCGGGTGCAAGACGCTGGCGTACATCGGCGACACCGACGACGTTAGCTCCTACACGGCCGTGTGCGGTGCCACGTGCAAGGGCGGCAACCTTTCTTTGGTGACGGACGGCGCCTGCGAGGGGATAGGTTGCTGCCGGACGGCGATCCCCAGGGGGCTGGAGAACTACCGGGTGTGGTTTGACCAGAACTTCAGCACCAAGGGGATGGGCGGCAGCTGTAGCTACGCGGCCCTGGTTGAGGCGTCCAACTTCACCTTCTCGGCGAGCTACCTTACTTCATCAGCGTTCATGGACGCCTACGGTGGGCAGGCGCCGGTGGTGGTGGATTGGGCTATTGGTACCCTGGCTGGGGAGACGTGCGAGTCAGCCCGCACCAAGCAGAGCTCGTACGCTTGCGTTAGCGACAACAGCGTGTGCGTTGACTCGCCCATTGGACAAGGCTACATCTGCAACTGCTCGAAAGGATACCAAGGAAATCCATACCTTCAATACGGATGCAAAG ATGTTGACGAGTGTCTTGATAAAAGAAATTGTGATGGGACATGCCACAATACCATCGGAGACTTCATTTGTTGTCCTCAGAGAACAAAATATGATCCAAGCAGAATGCAGTGCATCTCAACCAAACATCAAAATATTATCATAG GTGTTACGATTGGACTGGGTGTTGGCTTGGGAATGCTGCTTGTTGGTTTGTGTGGGATATTCCTCTTCTATAAATGGAAAAGACGTATCAAAAAACAACAAGGAAAGATGTATTTCCGGAAAAACCATGGCCTTCTACTGGAACAACTCATATTATCGGATGAAAATGCAAGTGACAAGACAATGATTTTCTCCTTAGAAGAGTTGGAGAAGGCAACAAACAACTTTGATGAAACTCGTATTGTAGGACGTGGAGGACACGGAATGGTATACAAAGGCATCTTATCTGACCAACGCGTGGTGGCTATAAAAAAATCGAAACTTGTTGAGGAAGCTGAGATCAATCAGTTTATTAATGAGGTTGTCATTCTGTCCCAAATAAATCATCGAAATATAGTGAAGCTCTTTGGATGCTGTCTTGAAACAGAGGTGCCCCTCTTAGTGTCTGATTTTATCCCTAATGGCTCTTTATTTGACGTTCTGCATGGTGAGTCGGTTACTAGGCTGTCTTTATCTTGGGACGATTGTTTGAGGATCGCCCTAGAAGCTGCTGGAGCACTATGTTATCTACATACATCTGCTTCGATATCAGTTTTTCATCGCGATGTGAAGTCATCTAATATATTGTTAGATGGGAATTACACTGCTAAAGTTTCAGATTTTGGCGCTTCAAGAACAGTTCCTATTCACCAAACCCATGTGACAACAAATATACAAGGAACATTTGGATACTTGGATCCAGAATATTATCATACTCGGCAATTAAATGAGAAAAGTGATGTGTATAGTTTTGGTGTGGTGCTCATAGAGTTGCTTACAAGAAAGGAGCCTGTTTTCTTAAGCAATGCAGGTGGAGAATACTATCAGAACTTGTCCATTTACTTCATTTCAGAGATCAAAGTGAGACCAGTAAGAGAGGTGGTGGCTACTCAAGTTCTTGAAGAAGCAAATGAGGATGAAATCAATACCATTGCCTCTCTTGCCGAGATGTGTCTGCGTCTCCAGGGAGAAGAAAGGCCTACTATGAAGCAAGTGGAGAGTACATTACAATACCTGCGAAAAAAAAGGTTGACCTCTTGTAAAATTATTGAAGAAAACGACGAAGAAACCCAACCATTTGTCAGTAGTTATCAACCTCTTGACATTCATATGGCCGACAAGGGTCATTCAGAGTCATCTAGTACTTTCTTCAGTGTGGAGTGA